In Vibrio crassostreae, one DNA window encodes the following:
- a CDS encoding ABC transporter ATP-binding protein, with protein MESPIVTLTHAIKSFVDGKDIHHVLDNVDFALATRASVALTGASGSGKSTLLNIIAGFEPLSGGELWLDGENTLNWKDPQWSRFRHQKLGVIFQQFNLLTPLNVKQNIAFPLHLNQQKWSDWCDYLVDALGISELLERHVSALSGGQQQRVAIARALAHKPKLLLADEPTGNLDHKAGIEVMKLLSEITTQGNTAVLLVTHSPECASFMQTKLVLDDGCLKNADRTQAKEQQLCE; from the coding sequence ATGGAAAGCCCAATTGTCACACTCACACATGCCATCAAAAGCTTTGTTGATGGTAAAGATATCCATCACGTGTTGGACAATGTCGACTTCGCTTTGGCGACAAGGGCAAGCGTGGCTTTAACAGGGGCGAGTGGCAGTGGGAAGAGTACTCTGCTGAACATCATTGCGGGCTTTGAACCTCTATCTGGTGGCGAGTTGTGGCTCGATGGCGAAAATACATTAAATTGGAAAGATCCACAGTGGAGCCGATTCCGCCATCAAAAATTAGGCGTTATCTTTCAACAGTTCAACTTGTTAACCCCACTCAACGTAAAACAAAACATCGCCTTCCCTCTTCATTTAAATCAACAGAAATGGAGCGACTGGTGCGACTATTTAGTTGATGCATTGGGTATCAGCGAGCTACTCGAAAGACATGTATCCGCACTCTCTGGCGGTCAGCAACAACGAGTCGCAATAGCGCGTGCACTAGCACACAAACCCAAACTACTGCTTGCCGACGAACCCACAGGCAACCTCGACCACAAAGCAGGTATTGAGGTAATGAAACTGCTCAGTGAAATTACCACGCAAGGCAACACTGCCGTGCTTTTGGTTACGCACAGCCCAGAATGCGCCAGCTTTATGCAGACAAAATTGGTGTTAGATGATGGTTGTTTGAAGAACGCAGATCGAACCCAAGCCAAAGAGCAGCAACTTTGTGAGTAA